The following nucleotide sequence is from Bacillus sp. (in: firmicutes).
GCGGACCTTGTAATTAAAGAAGTAGTTGCTAGTGCGTTTGGTGACGGAACGGATCATCAATATGCTCGAGTGACATTACCACAAGGTGTAAAAGTAGCCGCTAGACCAGAAGTGAAAGTAACAAAAGGTGACTTAGTGATTGCTGATGCAACATATGACAATCCTGTTTATGGAGAATCATATATTCAATTTAGAATAATTGCAGATAGCACAGAAGCAAGTGAAGTTACAATTAAAGGATTAAATCTAACATTAGACCGTACAGTTCCTGTTGGTGATGTAATTGCTAAGCTTAAAGGCGATGCAGTTAACGAATGGAATTCAGAAGAAAAGAAAGATGGCGTAATCACACAGTACGGTCATGACACAAAAGGATGGGAAGATGCTTCAGCTGCTACAGCTGTAGTTGCTAAAGTTATCACTCCTGCTCCAGCTGATGCGACTTTAGGTGAAGCTGTATTCACAATCGGTTCTACTTCTTACACAGTAGCTGGCGAAACTAAGACTATGGACGTTGCTCCATTCGTTGAAGGCGGACGCACTTACTTACCACTTCGCTATGTAGCTGAAGCTGTAGGTGTTAAAGCTCAAGACGTTCTTTATGACAATGCAACTGCTACTGTAACAATCTTAAAAGGCGACCGCATTGCATCAACTAAACTTGGTTCTAAGACATTATCAGTTAACGGCCAAATAATCCCTATGGATGTTCCTGTTAAGACTGTAAATGGACGTACAGTATTACCAGTACGTTATGTAGCTCAAGCTTTAGGTCGTGACGTTGAGTGGGATCAAACTACTCAAACTGCTACAGTAAAATAATTGCAATACCCTAATACAAAGGGCCTCCATTAGGGGGTCCTTTTTTAATCCAACAAAGAAAGTAGTTGATTCATTTGCGAAAAGTCATGTCTTCACTACTAGCTGCAAGTTTGCTTAGCCTGGGCACATCCACCATTGCTTCTGCAGACACTAATAATCAATCGCTTCATTTAAAAATAAATGGACAGGAAAAAGTATTTGCCGAGCCGCCAATGATGTACAACGATGTTACACTAGTACCAATGCGGGCAATATTTGAAGAGTTAGGCGCAGAAGTAAAATGGGACGACAAACAACAGAAAATTACCGCTACTAAAGGCAACGATACAATCGAACTGAAACTGAACTCAAAAGATGCTTTTGTAAACTACAAACCAATCAAACTATTACAAGAGCCATTAGTTTCTAATAATACAACAATGGTACCACTCAGATTTATTGGTGAATCATTAGGTGCAAACGTGAATTGGGATGCTAAAACGAAAACAGTAACGATCCAATTAGAAACAGAACAACAGGAACAATTAACTATTACGAATACGAACACTACAAACGTTACCAACACTAATACTAATGCAAAATCAAGTTCAACAGAGCCTTCTACAACGAAAACGACTACCAATAAGGAAAATGTCGATTACACACTACAGGATTTAGTTAATTTTGCTCTATCAACAAACAGCAAAGTCAAAGCAGGAAATGCTCAGGTAGACAAAGCTGAAGAACTGTTCAAAAGAGCAGAAGATAACGTTGGTGAAATTCCAGCTGGATACGGCCTATCCGCTGAAGACGCTATAATAAGAAATACATTTACAGGTTATCACCAAGCAACCATCAATTACGAGATGGCACAAAAACAACAAGAAATTACGAAAGAATCGATTACTTATGCTGTGAAAAAAGCATATAACGAAGTTCATCGGTCTCTAGAACAATACAAAATTAGCAAAGCAGCAGTAGATTATGA
It contains:
- a CDS encoding TolC family protein — its product is MRKVMSSLLAASLLSLGTSTIASADTNNQSLHLKINGQEKVFAEPPMMYNDVTLVPMRAIFEELGAEVKWDDKQQKITATKGNDTIELKLNSKDAFVNYKPIKLLQEPLVSNNTTMVPLRFIGESLGANVNWDAKTKTVTIQLETEQQEQLTITNTNTTNVTNTNTNAKSSSTEPSTTKTTTNKENVDYTLQDLVNFALSTNSKVKAGNAQVDKAEELFKRAEDNVGEIPAGYGLSAEDAIIRNTFTGYHQATINYEMAQKQQEITKESITYAVKKAYNEVHRSLEQYKISKAAVDYEEQKHKIESLKGNQGMVSNFDLTQSENKLKELKKKRDVAEQSINDAYEFLNILVGFNQKNRYTLADIPPFEEFEVESADIQVARVLRDSTAVWLADQQINLANLNVDMYTFNNPAAGDTYKSRKIDVNIKEYEKQTTKQQLEETTRKLFYNIDALKSQYEILRTQLTQAEEALKLTKVKFDTGLGIAIDLQGAQLQVDQIKQQMYDIVAQLDYLKMAYEKPWVAGGM